A genomic segment from Salvia splendens isolate huo1 chromosome 13, SspV2, whole genome shotgun sequence encodes:
- the LOC121761468 gene encoding myb-related protein 2-like isoform X1 has translation MLVNCHIKDNTMYHRRHHQEKNVHPSSRMSIPSERCMFLQGVTVTGDSGLVLSSDAKPRLKWTLDLHERFTEAVNQLGGAEKATPKSVLKLMGIPGLTLYHLKSHLQKYRLSKNLHQQANSGSNKAAKADRLPEVNGPHVPNHNISNQATRNVQLDEAIQMQIEVQQRLHEQLEVQRHLQMRIEAQGKYLQSVLEKAQESLGRQNVGTLGLEAAKVQLSELVSQVSNQCLNSTFSRINDLSDLCLQQQAQTTQPKDCSGDSCLTSCEGTIRDHELYDNSLGLKPMNSRAPIEQMTDEKDTGLQKMEHRGHENLKYGGKYLSTGNDNVDNTFVTEMNPSNLSMSIGLQNGKWDVNGNNPKERINGAETDTKCLGKNAMKPDRQKSSSESKLPFFPAKLDLNMNCEKDVDSSYKQLDLNGFSWN, from the exons ATGCTTGTGAATTGTCATATCAAAGATAATACAATGTATCACCGTCGCCACCACCAAGAAAAGAATGTTCATCCTTCCTCGAGGATGTCCATTCCATCGGAAAGATGCATGTTCCTTCAAGGTGTGACTGTGACAGGAGATTCTGGTCTTGTACTTTCAAGTGATGCTAAGCCAAGACTGAAATGGACTCTAGACCTCCACGAACGGTTCACCGAAGCAGTGAACCAATTGGGAGGGGCAGAAA AAGCTACACCAAAGTCTGTTTTGAAACTTATGGGCATCCCGGGATTGACCTTATATCACTTGAAGAGTCACCTTCAG AAGTACAGATTGAGCAAGAACCTCCACCAGCAAGCTAATAGTGGGAGCAATAAAGCTG CCAAAGCAGACAGACTACCTGAGGTAAATGGACCTCACGTGCCCAATCACAACATTTCAAACCAAGCAACAAG AAACGTACAATTGGATGAAGCAATACAGATGCAAATTGAAGTGCAACAAAGACTACATGAACAGCTGGAG GTACAACGCCATCTGCAGATGCGTATAGAGGCTCAAGGCAAATACTTGCAATCTGTACTAGAAAAAGCACAGGAATCACTCGGAAGACAAAACGTTGGAACACTTGGTCTGGAGGCAGCCAAGGTCCAATTATCAGAGTTGGTCTCACAAGTATCAAACCAGTGCCTGAACTCTACATTTTCAAGAATAAACGACCTCTCAGACCTGTGTCTGCAGCAGCAAGCACAAACCACACAGCCAAAAGATTGTTCGGGTGACAGCTGCTTGACCTCATGCGAAGGTACCATAAGGGACCATGAGCTGTACGACAACTCTTTGGGTTTAAAACCGATGAATTCTAGAGCACCTATAGAGCAGATGACTGACGAGAAAGATACCGGTCTACAAAAGATGGAGCATAGAGGGCATGAGAACCTGAAATATGGTGGTAAATATCTTTCAACGGGAAATGACAATGTGGACAACACATTTGTTACAGAAATGAATCCCAGTAATTTATCGATGAGCATCGGCCTTCAAAATGGTAAATGGGATGTTAATGGGAACAATCCAAAGGAAAGGATCAATGGAGCAGAAACAGATACCAAATGTTTAGGGAAGAACGCAATGAAACCAGATAGGCAGAAGTCTTCCTCAGAATCAAAACTACCTTTCTTCCCAGCAAAATTGGATCTTAACATGAACTGTGAAAAGGATGTTGATTCAAGCTACAAGCAGCTTGATTTAAATGGTTTTAGCTGGAATTGA
- the LOC121760784 gene encoding pentatricopeptide repeat-containing protein At3g46790, chloroplastic-like, giving the protein MQMDKRDVVSWNSMILSYAVHGHGSKALATFQEMVKRGVSPTPITLISVLGACSHSGLVDEGKSLFHSMRREHGIRPSVEHYACIVDLLGRANRLKEDARIIADMRDEPGAMVWGALHGSCMIHCNVELAERASRMLFELEPTNAGNYVLLAEIYAEAKMWDGVKRVKKVLEEKALQKVPGCCWIEAKKRVYSIRSVDEVNPQIELVHALVVKLSEQMMEQGYVPETKSVLYELDTEEKQWVLLGHSEK; this is encoded by the coding sequence ATGCAGATGGATAAGAGGGATGTTGTTTCTTGGAATTCCATGATTTTAAGCTATGCAGTTCACGGGCACGGATCAAAGGCGCTTGCGACCTTTCAGGAGATGGTGAAACGAGGTGTATCGCCTACTCCAATAACGTTAATCAGTGTGTTGGGAGCTTGCAGCCATTCTGGACTCGTTGATGAGGGAAAATCGTTGTTTCATTCGATGAGGAGAGAGCATGGGATTCGCCCTAGCGTGGAGCATTACGCTTGCATTGTGGATCTTCTTGGCAGAGCTAATAGACTAAAGGAAGACGCTCGGATCATAGCCGATATGCGAGATGAGCCAGGGGCGATGGTGTGGGGTGCTCTCCACGGATCGTGCATGATTCATTGCAACGTGGAGCTTGCAGAGAGGGCTAGCAGGATGCTGTTTGAGCTCGAGCCCACGAATGCAGGGAACTATGTGCTTCTTGCTGAGATATACGCGGAGGCAAAGATGTGGGACGGGGTGAAGAGAGTGAAGAAGGTGTTGGAAGAGAAGGCGCTGCAGAAGGTACCGGGATGCTGCTGGATTGAAGCGAAGAAAAGGGTGTACTCGATTAGGTCTGTGGACGAGGTGAATCCTCAAATCGAGTTGGTCCATGCTTTGGTGGTGAAGCTGTCGGAGCAGATGATGGAGCAGGGGTACGTGCCGGAGACGAAATCGGTGTTGTACGAGCTTGATACGGAGGAGAAGCAGTGGGTGCTGTTGGGGCACAGTGAGAAATAG
- the LOC121761468 gene encoding myb-related protein 2-like isoform X2 — translation MYHRRHHQEKNVHPSSRMSIPSERCMFLQGVTVTGDSGLVLSSDAKPRLKWTLDLHERFTEAVNQLGGAEKATPKSVLKLMGIPGLTLYHLKSHLQKYRLSKNLHQQANSGSNKAAKADRLPEVNGPHVPNHNISNQATRNVQLDEAIQMQIEVQQRLHEQLEVQRHLQMRIEAQGKYLQSVLEKAQESLGRQNVGTLGLEAAKVQLSELVSQVSNQCLNSTFSRINDLSDLCLQQQAQTTQPKDCSGDSCLTSCEGTIRDHELYDNSLGLKPMNSRAPIEQMTDEKDTGLQKMEHRGHENLKYGGKYLSTGNDNVDNTFVTEMNPSNLSMSIGLQNGKWDVNGNNPKERINGAETDTKCLGKNAMKPDRQKSSSESKLPFFPAKLDLNMNCEKDVDSSYKQLDLNGFSWN, via the exons ATGTATCACCGTCGCCACCACCAAGAAAAGAATGTTCATCCTTCCTCGAGGATGTCCATTCCATCGGAAAGATGCATGTTCCTTCAAGGTGTGACTGTGACAGGAGATTCTGGTCTTGTACTTTCAAGTGATGCTAAGCCAAGACTGAAATGGACTCTAGACCTCCACGAACGGTTCACCGAAGCAGTGAACCAATTGGGAGGGGCAGAAA AAGCTACACCAAAGTCTGTTTTGAAACTTATGGGCATCCCGGGATTGACCTTATATCACTTGAAGAGTCACCTTCAG AAGTACAGATTGAGCAAGAACCTCCACCAGCAAGCTAATAGTGGGAGCAATAAAGCTG CCAAAGCAGACAGACTACCTGAGGTAAATGGACCTCACGTGCCCAATCACAACATTTCAAACCAAGCAACAAG AAACGTACAATTGGATGAAGCAATACAGATGCAAATTGAAGTGCAACAAAGACTACATGAACAGCTGGAG GTACAACGCCATCTGCAGATGCGTATAGAGGCTCAAGGCAAATACTTGCAATCTGTACTAGAAAAAGCACAGGAATCACTCGGAAGACAAAACGTTGGAACACTTGGTCTGGAGGCAGCCAAGGTCCAATTATCAGAGTTGGTCTCACAAGTATCAAACCAGTGCCTGAACTCTACATTTTCAAGAATAAACGACCTCTCAGACCTGTGTCTGCAGCAGCAAGCACAAACCACACAGCCAAAAGATTGTTCGGGTGACAGCTGCTTGACCTCATGCGAAGGTACCATAAGGGACCATGAGCTGTACGACAACTCTTTGGGTTTAAAACCGATGAATTCTAGAGCACCTATAGAGCAGATGACTGACGAGAAAGATACCGGTCTACAAAAGATGGAGCATAGAGGGCATGAGAACCTGAAATATGGTGGTAAATATCTTTCAACGGGAAATGACAATGTGGACAACACATTTGTTACAGAAATGAATCCCAGTAATTTATCGATGAGCATCGGCCTTCAAAATGGTAAATGGGATGTTAATGGGAACAATCCAAAGGAAAGGATCAATGGAGCAGAAACAGATACCAAATGTTTAGGGAAGAACGCAATGAAACCAGATAGGCAGAAGTCTTCCTCAGAATCAAAACTACCTTTCTTCCCAGCAAAATTGGATCTTAACATGAACTGTGAAAAGGATGTTGATTCAAGCTACAAGCAGCTTGATTTAAATGGTTTTAGCTGGAATTGA
- the LOC121762886 gene encoding heme-binding-like protein At3g10130, chloroplastic encodes MNLLSPSSIPAFQNPILKTMNSYSRPINSMAKTNDRAATSPLEARVSLVLALAAQTSSLSQRLLMDLATETGRYVFPSRRFESRNLEEALMSVPDIETVEFKVLKRNERYEIREVESYFIAETTMPGKYGFDFAGASRSFNVLAEYLFGKNTKEKSMEMTTPGFTRRVGSEAEGEKMDMTTPVITRRVEDEDKWKMSFVMPSKYGSDLPLPKDSSVSIKEVPKRIVAVVAFSGFVTDDEVARRESRLWELLKKDQEYRVKDGASVEVAQYNPPFALLFNRRNEIALEVEKQA; translated from the exons ATGAATCTACTCAGCCCTTCTTCGATCCCCGCCTTTCAAAACCCAATCCTCAAAACTATGAATTCATATTCACGTCCAATAAATTCGATGGCGAAAACTAACGACAGGGCAGCCACGTCGCCTCTTGAAGCCCGCGTCTCCCTCGTCCTTGCTCTCGCAGCTCAGACTTCTTCACTCTCTCAGCGCT TGTTGATGGATTTGGCTACGGAGACGGGAAGATACGTGTTCCCGAGTAGGAGGTTCGAGAGCAGGAATTTAGAGGAAGCATTGATGTCTG TGCCGGATATTGAGACCGTGGAATTTAAGGTTTTGAAGCGCAATGAGAGGTACGAAATAAGAGAAGTTGAG TCTTATTTTATAGCTGAAACAACGATGCCTGGGAAGTACGGGTTTGATTTTGCTGGTGCATCTCGATCTTTCAACGTGTTGGCTGAGTACTTGTTTGGTAAG AACACTAAAGAGAAGTCAATGGAGATGACTACACCAGGTTTTACTCGTCGGGTTGGATCTGAAGCAGAAGGAGAGAAAATGGATATGACTACCCCAGTGATAACCAGAAGA gtggaagatgaagataagTGGAAGATGTCATTCGTCATGCCCTCAAAGTATGGCTCCGACTTACCATTGCCGAAGGATTCATCTGTGAGTATCAAAGAGGTGCCAAAACGGATCGTTGCAGTTGTTGCGTTTTCAG GATTTGTTACTGATGATGAAGTTGCACGTCGCGAATCAAGGCTGTGGGAGCTACTGAAGAAAGACCAGGAATACAGAGTGAAAGATGGCGCCTCTGTAGAAGTTGCACAG TACAACCCGCCTTTCGCACTCCTATTCAATCGCCGTAATGAAATTGCTCTTGAAGTTGAGAAGCAAGCTTAG